One stretch of Anas acuta chromosome W, bAnaAcu1.1, whole genome shotgun sequence DNA includes these proteins:
- the LOC137847122 gene encoding maestro heat-like repeat-containing protein family member 7 isoform X2, with translation MLAQNHISEEDFGNPVHLQSYLKHPSPEMRFLVLKGLCTVSESPEKARKIQVLLPDIVEALQDTNTDMLMKALPVLRNVMAHVERRTASGPALQLAEKLLPLFDHESSQVREHSICLFQAVVKPVLRQRKKEMKRTVHRSLLPLYFHMRDQSESVAKASGEALAVAAKFLRRKELKRLAKTEQTWNIRECLVRTHLGLPQLGKHARPEPAACSRILTPFLPAQSPRGLFCRPLCPPCPQDAGGDPGEGVQAP, from the exons ATGCTGGCCCAGAATCACATTTCTGAGGAGGACTTTGGTAACCCAGTGCACCTCCAGAGCTACCTGAAGCACCCAAGCCCAGAGATGCGCTTTTTGGTTCTGAAAGGGCTCTGCACCGTGTCAGAGAGCCCTGAGAAG GCAAGGAAAATTCAGGTCTTGCTGCCAGACATTGTGGAGGCCCTGCAGGACACCAACACAGACATGCTGATGAAGgccctgcctgtgctgagaAACGTGATGGCTCATGTGGAGAGGAGGACGGCCAgtggcccagctctgcagctggctgagaagcTCCTGCCACTCTTTGACCAC gagTCCAGCCAGGTGCGGGAGCACTCCATCTGCCTCTTCCAAGCTGTGGTGAAGCCTGTGCTGCggcaaaggaagaaggaaatgaagaggaCAGTGCACAGGAGCCTTCTCCCACTCTACTTTCACATGAGAGACCAGAGTGAGAGCGTAGCAAAG GCCTCTGGGGAAGCTCTCGCCGTGGCTGCAAAGTTTCTGCGACGCAAAGAGCTCAAGCGCTTGGCCAAGACAGAACAGACGTGGAACATCAGGGAGTGCTTGGTAAGGACCCACCTTGGTTTGCCCCAGCTGGGCAAACATGCCCGGccagagcctgctgcctgcagccgcaTCCTCACTcccttcctgccagcacagagccccagggggctcttctgcaggcccctctgccctccctgcccccaggatgctggaggagacCCTGGAGAGGGTGTGCAAGCCCCGTGA